CCTGCGGGCCATGCACGGGCTTGATCCGGCGTAGCAAATCGGGAGCGCCAGACAGCAAAAGGGCCGGATGAATCCGACCCTTTTGCTGCACTGCATGGCAAATCACGTCAGCGGCTGGCCGACATCGTCCTCAGTCTGCCTTCTTCTTGGCCAGGCGCAGCCAGGTGTCGACGACCGTGTCCGGATTCAGCGACAACGATTCGATGCCCTGTTCCATCAGCCATTCGGCCAGGTCCGGGTGGTCGGACGGGCCCTGACCGCAGATGCCGATGTACTTGCCCTTGGCCCGCGCGGTCTTGATCGCCATCGCCAGCAGCTTCTTCACCGCCGGGTCGCGTTCGTCGAACAGGCTGGCGACGATGGACGAATCGCGGTCCAGGCCCAGGGTTAGCTGGGTGAGGTCGTTGGAGCCGATCGAGAAGCCGTCGAAAATGTCGAGGAACTCGTCGGCGAGCAGGGCGTTGGACGGCACTTCGCACATCATGATCACTTTCAGATCGTGCTCGCCCTGCTTGAGGCCGTTCTTCGCCAGCACGTCGATGACCTTGCGGCCTTCGCCGAGCGTGCGCACGAACGGGATCATCACCCACACGTTGGCAAGGCCCATCACTTCGCGCACGCGTTTGACCGCCTTGCACTCCAGTCCGAACGCCTCGGAGAAGCTCGGGTCGACGTAGCGGCTGGCGCCACGGAAGCCGATCATCGGATTCTCTTCGTGCGGCTCGTAGCGTGAGCCGCCGAGCAGGCCGGCGTATTCGTTCGACTTGAAGTCCGACAGTCGCACGATCACCGGCTTCGGATAGACCGAGGCGGCGATGGTGGCGATGCCCTCGGCCAGGCGGTCGACGTAGAACTCGACCGGACCGGCATAACCGGCGATGCGCTCGTCGATCTTCGCTTTGGTCTCGGCGTCCTGCTTGGCGTATTCCAGCAGCGCCTTCGGATGCACGCCGATGTGGCTGGCGATGATCATTTCCAGGCGGGCCAGGCCAATGCCGGCGTTCGGCAACTGGCCGAAGTCGAACGCGCGCTCGGGGTTGGCCACGTTCATCATGATCTTCAGCGGCGCCTCGGGCATGTCGCCCAGGTCGGCGGTGATCCGCTCGAACTTCAGGATGCCTTCGTAGATCGTGCCGGTGTCGCCTTCGGCGCAGGACACGGTGACGTCGGCGCCATCGGGGATCAACTCCAGCGCATTGCCGGTGCCGACCACGGCGGGCACGCCCAGCTCGCGGGCGATGATCGCCGCGTGGCAGGTACGGCCGCCGCGGTTGGTCACGATGGCCGAGGCGCGCTTCATCACCGGCTCCCAGTCGGGGTCGGTCATGTCGGCGATCAGCACGTCGCCAGCCTGCACCTTGTTCATGTCGGACAGCGAACGGATCACCCGCGCCTTGCCCGCGCCGATCTTCTGGCCGATCGAGCGGCCTTCGGCCAGCACCTTGCCCTTCTCGCTGAGATGGAAGCGCTCGAGCTGGGTGGCGTGCGAACGGGACTTCACCGTCTCCGGGCGTGCCTGCACGATGTAGATCTTGCCGGTGTGGCCGTCCTTCGCCCACTCGATGTCCATCGGCCGGTCGTAATGCTTCTCGATGATCAGCGACTGGCGGGCCAGCTCCTGCACGTCCTCGTCGCTGATGCAGAACTTGTTGCGCAGGTCGGTCGGCGTGTCTTCGGTCTTGACCCGTTCGCCCGGGGCGCTGGAGTAGACCATGCGCAACTGCTTCGCACCGAGGTTGCGACGCAGCACCGCCGGCTTGCCTTCGCGCAGCGTGGGCTTGAACACGTAGAACTCGTCGGGATTGACTGCGCCCTGCACGACCATCTCGCCGAGGCCATACGAACCCGTGACGAACACCACGTCGCGGAAACCGGACTCGGTGTCCAGCGTGAACAACACGCCGGAGGCACCCACGTCCGAGCGCACCATCAGCTGCACACCGGCAGAGAGGAACACGTCCTCGTGCTTGAAGCCCTGGTGCACCCGATAGGCGATCGCGCGATCGTTGTACAGCGAGGCGAAGACTTCCTTCACCTTGTGCAGCACGTCGTCGATGCCGACCACGTTGAGGAAGGTTTCCTGCTGGCCGGCGAACGAGGCGTCGGGCAGATCCTCGGCAGTGGCCGATGAGCGTACGGCAACAGCAATATCGTCGGCGCCGGCATCCTTGCACAGCTTGATGTAGGCCGCGCGGATCGCCTGTTCGAGCTCGGCGGGCAGGGCGGTGTCGACGATCCAGCCGCGGATTTCCCTGCCCGCCGCGACCAGGGTGTCGACGTCGTCGACGTCGAGCGACGCGAGCCGTTCCTGGATGCGCTTGGCCAGGCCGCTCTTTTCCAGGTACTGCTGGAACGCGTCGGCGGTGGTGGCGAAACCACCCGGCACGGAGACACCCAGTTTGGCCAGGTTGCCGATCATCTCGCCCAGCGAGGCGTTCTTGCCGCCAACCTTGCCCAGGTCAGTCATGCGCAGTTGGTCGAGCCAAAGCACCAGATCGTTCAAGGGTGTCTCCTTCTGAGGAAGCGTTGCAAAGAGTGGAATGGACGCGACATGCAGGCCCGAAGCGGGTTGCAAAGAACTGGTATTGTCCGCTGCGGATGGTGCGCAGCACAAGAAGACCATTGCGCGCAGATGCCATTCCAACCCGATACCAGTCAGCTGGCGGTAGATTTTGGCGGCCGGGTCGGCGACTGCGATCGGGCCGATGCCGTGCCGATTCGCCGGGTTGCCGACGCGTCAGAATGCACGCCACAACCTGCTAAGGTGCGGCCAGACGCCATCCGCCATCTGCCATCAGGGCCACGCATGCATCGAACCGTATTCTTCATTTCGGACTCCACCGGGATTACCGCGGAGACCATCGGCAACAGCATCCTGGCGCAGTTCGAAGGCGTGCAGTTCGACAAGCACCGCTTGCCCTTCACCGACAACGCGCACAAGGCGGAGGCTGCCGCGCTGCGCATCAAGACCAATTATGCGCAGACCGGCCAGCGCCCGATCGTGGTCAACACCATGGCCGAACGCGCCCTGTGCGAGATCGTCGCCGCCAGCGGTGCGCTGATGCTGGACGTGTTTGCACCGTTCATCGGCCCGCTCGAGGAAGAGTTGTCCACCAAGCGCTCGGGTGCGGTCAACCGGTCGCATGGCATGGTCGATTTCGACAAGTACGAGGCGCGCATCAACGCGACCAACTACGCGCTGTCGCACGACGACGGCATCGACGTGAACTATGCCGAGGCGGACCTGATCCTGGTCGGCGTGTCGCGCTCGGGCAAGACGCCGACCTGTCTCTACATGGCCTTGCATTACGGGGTCAGCGCCGCCAACTATCCGCTGACCGACGACGACCTCGAGAAGCTCGAATTGCCGGCGCGTCTGCGTCCGTACAAGGATCGGCTGTATGGCCTCACCATCGATCCGGTGCGCCTGGCGCAGATCCGCGAACAGCGCCGAGCCGGCAGCCGCTACGCCACCTTGCAGCAATGCCGCTGGGAGCTGGAGCAGGCCGATCGCCTGATGCGCCAGGCCGGCATTCCCAGCCTCAACACCACCCATGTGTCGATCGAGGAGATCGCCAGCAAGATCTTCGATCGCTTCGGCATCGAGCGAACCATGTTCTGAAAACCCTGGCCCGCCCACTGGAGTTCGTACATCCCCGATGAGTGCCGTACTGGACAACCGCCGCAGCCTGCTACCGGGACGATTCGAGTTCCTGATGGGGCTGTACGCCGAGAATTACCATCGCCTGACGCGACTGTTCCAGCCACAGCAGCTGGCGCCGGGGCGTTACGTGTCGAACGTGGACGACGGTCTCGACGTCCACCTGTCCGTGCAGGAGCGTCATCCGTACACCCTGGAACTGGAGCTCACCTACGATTTCGTCGACATCGATACCGGCAGGCGTGCGCCGTCGGCACAGTTGCGCATGTATACCGACGCGCATGTGGCCGAGGCGCTGCATTGCCATCCCGGGCGGCACCTGTGGCAGGTGCTGGGTCCGTTTCCGCCGGCGCATTCGGTGTTTCAGCACCGCTTGCGGATGAACGGATTCCTGTCGCGCTGGCTGGAATACCTCGTCGAACAAGGCCATTCCGTCGGCACGCTGGAGCCGCAGCCGGAGTCGAGCGAGGGCAGTCGGAAATAGGGCTTCATAAACGTGTGCCGCTTCCCGGTTCCTGCACACACGGAGCAGTGCGCAAAATCACCACGCAGCAAAAAGCCCGCGCAAGGCGGGCTTCTTGTTTGAATAGTGGCGGAGTGGACGGGACTCGAACCCGCGACCTCCGGCGTGACAGGCCAGCATTCTAACCAACTGAACTACCACTCCGCATTGTGTTGCTTCTTCCAGCTGTGCGAGCCAACTTGGCGTCCCCACGGGGATTCGAACCCCGGTGTCCACCGTGAAAGGGTGGTGTCCTAGGCCTCTAGACGATGGGGACAATTCAAGTTGGTGGAGCCAGGCGGGATCGAACCGCCGACCTCCTGCATGCCATGCAGGCGCTCTCCCAGCTGAGCTATGGCCCCGCCGCTGGAAGCCGAGAAGAATAGGTGCGCTCCGGAATTCCGTCAAGCTTTTTTTCACACTTTCGATCACGAAGTGCCGGCGTGTCGACGACGCACTCGTGCGCGCAGGCGAGTGCCGCCTTTCCTTCGTTTAAGCTGGAGCGATCCCTCGGGTTCCAGAGAGTTGATGAATGCACGAAATCGGCTTCATTCGTGATCTTGCCATCGTGATGATCGTGGCGGGCGCCACCACGATCGTGTTCCAGCGGATGCGGCAACCGGTGCTGCTGGGCTACATCCTGGCTGGCGTGCTGATCGGGCCGCATACGCCGGGCGTGCTGGTGGGCGATGCGCGCGCCATCGACGACATTTCCAATCTCGGCGTGGTCCTGCTGATGTTCACCCTGGGCCTGGAATTCAGCGTGCGCAAGTTGCGCGAGGTCGGCATCGGCGTGCTGGCCGTGGCGGTCGCGGAAGTGGGGCTGATGTTGTGGATCGGCTATGGCATCGGCGGTCTGTTCGGCTGGTCCGGCACGGACGCGTTGTTTCTCGGTGCGATCATTTCGTTGTCCTCGACGATGGTGGCCACCCGCACGCTGGCCGAGTCGGGGCAGCGCCAGCAGAAGTTCGCGCAACTGGTGACGGGCCTGCTGGTGGCCGAGGACATGCTGACCATCGTGATGCTGACCCTGCTCACGGCGGTGGCGATCGGTGGCTCGGTGCAGGCCGACACGGCGCTGGCCCTGGTGGGCCATCTGGGCCTGTTCGTGATCGTGGGGATGATCCTGGGCCTGCTGCTGCTGCCTCGCCTGGTGGATTACGTGGCGAGCTTCGATCGCGACGAGACCTTGCTGGTCAGCGTGCTCGGCATCTGCTTCGGCGCCAGCCTGTTCGCGGTGTGGATGGGCTTCAGTGTCGCGCTGGGTGCCTTCCTGGCCGGCGCGGTGGTGGCCGAGTCGCGCAGCGTGGGGCGGGTGCTGCATCTGGTGGAGCCGTTGCGCGACATGTTCGCGGCGCTGTTCTTCGTGGCGATCGGCTTGAAGATCGATCCCTCGATGCTGCTGCAGTACGCCTTGCCGGCCCTGCTCATCGCGGCCGTGGTGATCGTCGGCAAGACCCTGGCCTGCAGCCTGGGCATCTTCATCGTGGGCCACGATCCGCGCACGGCGCTGCGCTCGGGCCTGGGCATGGCGCAGATCGGCGAATTCTCGTTCGTCATCGCCACGCTCGGTCTGTCGCTGGGCGTGGTCAGCGATTTCATCTATCCGATCGCGGTGGCCGTGTCGGTGCTGTGCATGGCCGCGTCGCCGTACCTGAACCGGTCCGCGGAGAGCCTGGCCAATGGCTTGCGGCGGGTGACGCCGCGCTCGCTGATCCTGCTGGCCAGCAGCTACAACGGCTGGCTGGAGAACCTCAAGCCAGTCAACGAGAACGCGGCCATCGCGGCCATCTTCCGGCGCCTGCTCTGGCACATCGGCATCAACGTATTGCTGGTGGTGGCGTTGTTCATCGTCGGCGCCT
This is a stretch of genomic DNA from Rhodanobacter sp. FDAARGOS 1247. It encodes these proteins:
- the ppsA gene encoding phosphoenolpyruvate synthase; this encodes MNDLVLWLDQLRMTDLGKVGGKNASLGEMIGNLAKLGVSVPGGFATTADAFQQYLEKSGLAKRIQERLASLDVDDVDTLVAAGREIRGWIVDTALPAELEQAIRAAYIKLCKDAGADDIAVAVRSSATAEDLPDASFAGQQETFLNVVGIDDVLHKVKEVFASLYNDRAIAYRVHQGFKHEDVFLSAGVQLMVRSDVGASGVLFTLDTESGFRDVVFVTGSYGLGEMVVQGAVNPDEFYVFKPTLREGKPAVLRRNLGAKQLRMVYSSAPGERVKTEDTPTDLRNKFCISDEDVQELARQSLIIEKHYDRPMDIEWAKDGHTGKIYIVQARPETVKSRSHATQLERFHLSEKGKVLAEGRSIGQKIGAGKARVIRSLSDMNKVQAGDVLIADMTDPDWEPVMKRASAIVTNRGGRTCHAAIIARELGVPAVVGTGNALELIPDGADVTVSCAEGDTGTIYEGILKFERITADLGDMPEAPLKIMMNVANPERAFDFGQLPNAGIGLARLEMIIASHIGVHPKALLEYAKQDAETKAKIDERIAGYAGPVEFYVDRLAEGIATIAASVYPKPVIVRLSDFKSNEYAGLLGGSRYEPHEENPMIGFRGASRYVDPSFSEAFGLECKAVKRVREVMGLANVWVMIPFVRTLGEGRKVIDVLAKNGLKQGEHDLKVIMMCEVPSNALLADEFLDIFDGFSIGSNDLTQLTLGLDRDSSIVASLFDERDPAVKKLLAMAIKTARAKGKYIGICGQGPSDHPDLAEWLMEQGIESLSLNPDTVVDTWLRLAKKKAD
- a CDS encoding pyruvate, water dikinase regulatory protein; this encodes MHRTVFFISDSTGITAETIGNSILAQFEGVQFDKHRLPFTDNAHKAEAAALRIKTNYAQTGQRPIVVNTMAERALCEIVAASGALMLDVFAPFIGPLEEELSTKRSGAVNRSHGMVDFDKYEARINATNYALSHDDGIDVNYAEADLILVGVSRSGKTPTCLYMALHYGVSAANYPLTDDDLEKLELPARLRPYKDRLYGLTIDPVRLAQIREQRRAGSRYATLQQCRWELEQADRLMRQAGIPSLNTTHVSIEEIASKIFDRFGIERTMF
- a CDS encoding DUF1249 domain-containing protein encodes the protein MSAVLDNRRSLLPGRFEFLMGLYAENYHRLTRLFQPQQLAPGRYVSNVDDGLDVHLSVQERHPYTLELELTYDFVDIDTGRRAPSAQLRMYTDAHVAEALHCHPGRHLWQVLGPFPPAHSVFQHRLRMNGFLSRWLEYLVEQGHSVGTLEPQPESSEGSRK
- a CDS encoding cation:proton antiporter; translation: MHEIGFIRDLAIVMIVAGATTIVFQRMRQPVLLGYILAGVLIGPHTPGVLVGDARAIDDISNLGVVLLMFTLGLEFSVRKLREVGIGVLAVAVAEVGLMLWIGYGIGGLFGWSGTDALFLGAIISLSSTMVATRTLAESGQRQQKFAQLVTGLLVAEDMLTIVMLTLLTAVAIGGSVQADTALALVGHLGLFVIVGMILGLLLLPRLVDYVASFDRDETLLVSVLGICFGASLFAVWMGFSVALGAFLAGAVVAESRSVGRVLHLVEPLRDMFAALFFVAIGLKIDPSMLLQYALPALLIAAVVIVGKTLACSLGIFIVGHDPRTALRSGLGMAQIGEFSFVIATLGLSLGVVSDFIYPIAVAVSVLCMAASPYLNRSAESLANGLRRVTPRSLILLASSYNGWLENLKPVNENAAIAAIFRRLLWHIGINVLLVVALFIVGAYVNAHNWSWFSMLGIDRELRHTLIWACALFLSLPMLIAVYRKAEALGMVLAEIGIRERFAGSYTQAIRNVLARVIPLVTLLALALLVSGLSSAILPPRGIALSLVVLVVVVAVVLWRGLVRMHARLQAALKETLEKPGP